The Lytechinus pictus isolate F3 Inbred chromosome 17, Lp3.0, whole genome shotgun sequence genome contains a region encoding:
- the LOC129265564 gene encoding uncharacterized protein LOC129265564, with amino-acid sequence MDVAAEKDDTRSTSSKATSRASTTASTRLREARIKEELARKRQEQLLKQQELRKKEFELKEEMDKMKAENELENARAEAALWQEAENEQYVLEGNRNLPLSGMPEPDIDNRTQAWCNQQAQTPEGGKENVLNVNANDFIPNTDKVVAGAQKEQAGHDGDKKGQANKVSDLGIANMLAMAMSLPKPDIQPFSGNPVDYWKFMNTFEVNIGDKVNDDRMRLNYLIQFCTGKARDAIENCILLEPSAGYARAKLILHDQFGRNYIVARAHVERVLKRSHIRSSDSQALWDLARDMRRCQITTSQLGYTADMSTTETLLKIQELLPIHLQGQWASKAHSLMEQAVIPNFSHMTDFVEQAAKVASNVFGKHIGRGQPGKQQPAKSSTKPRSGAVFSTAKEAQTAKCPCCSMTGHGLGNCDDFKRKSSKERHALVKQKKLCFNCLKPSHAARECKNKGVCRKEGCGKKHHTLIHLDLQPKEDKDPEQGELTPRAGKSNEGSSHAVGGRRAVSLRVVPVRVVNGDKGVSTWALLDNGSDVSLCEHGLIHELGVVGRNTSFKLTTVNTASSQKGMEVSLSIQSLNGDVELEIPSLWTVDRLPTSRQSIPVQEDVDKWPHLQGIELPNVAESDIRLLIGSDVPEAFWVEEERRGRRKEPYAIRSPLGWTVMGPTSSRFTPRNGSVNNMTVDSHLQFQLERFWQMDKMPGDEADLPAESTEDRRAKMMMEDSVTLTDGHYQLGLPWRRQPPNLPNNKWLAESRLKSLKRRLQRDENLHMKYSKTMKEYLSKGHAQEVTNNSEQNFPLWYLPHHPVTHPMKPEKVRVVFDCAAKFQGISLNNQLLSGSDLTNKLIGVLMRFRQEKIALVADIEGMFHQVKVTPSDVDALRFLWWPDGDLSKEPKEYQMLVHLFGATSSPSCATFALRRTVEDNKDDFNPDACQTVRDNFYVDDCLKSVASKEDGRRLVSQLRELLQRGGFRLTKWVSNDIDVLSDLPQSERAASIVDLDLGNDHMPTERTLGVLWDMETDAFQFRVSTKDVPHTRRGILSATSSLYDPLGFVAPFTVNAKILLQDLCARGLGWDEQVADEQSKEWDSWQAQLPDLSSVKIARCYKPDNFESPEYHLHVFSDASERAYAACAYLRVTEGSKVHVTFVMGKTRLSPIKKMTIPRLELSAAVLAVKLAKTIEREIGIPLNSFTFWTDSTAVLRYISNESRRFQTFVANRVARIQECTSRDQWKYVDTRNNPADDGSRGVPATMLSRWVDGPAFLKKGESEWPRCPISPESRKSSLDGELSGEDPEVKKNVFTITAEDKVIDPLIDRYSTWDRLKRAVAWILRVKDHLHSRVKKDDSFSSTGDLTVHELKKAERALIQHVQRQVFPSAFNGSSSSKTSLRKLNPIIKDGMLRVGGRLDRAPIGDEAKHPLILPNHHHVTRLLIEHHHKQVGHSGAGMTWASIRSKYWILKGGAEVRRILGHCLQCKRRNVPRGTQFMADLPKERVTPGTPVFHNSGVDFFGPFFVKQGRSHVKRYGCIFTCMATRAVHLEVANSLETDTFINALRRFINRRGQPAKIWSDNGSNFRGAQRELKENLAQVNSKKVNRYLAQRGIDWKFNPPGASHMGGIWERVIRSVRRILGILLKNQTLTDEGFITMMSEVEAILNSRPLTPLTSDSNDLEPLTPNHLLLYHRNLTVPPGIFTKEDCLLRRRWRQVQYLADQFWRRWVREYLPILQQRQKWTKEEINFKTDDLVLMADDSLPRGKWPLGRICDTYPDKHGRVRQVEVRIGPNQYKRPISKLCLLEAAK; translated from the coding sequence ATGGACGTCGCTGCCGAGAAGGACGACACAAGGTCGACATCATCGAAGGCAACATCAAGGGCCAGTACAACCGCCAGCACAAGGCTGCGGGAAGCAAGAATAAAGGAGGAGCTCGCAAGGAAAAGACAAGAACAATTGCTCAAACAACAAGAACTTAGGAAAAAGGAATTCGAACTGAAAGAGGAAATGGATAAAATGAAAGCGGAAAACGAACTGGAGAACGCCAGGGCTGAAGCGGCATTGTGGCAAGAGGCCGAAAATGAACAATATGTATTAGAAGGTAACAGAAATTTGCCTCTTTCGGGAATGCCTGAGCCTGACATAGATAACAGAACGCAGGCATGGTGCAACCAACAGGCACAAACTCCTGAAGGGGGCAAGGAAAATGTATTGAATGTGAATGCAAATGATTTTATCCCCAATACAGACAAGGTTGTGGCAGGTGCTCAGAAGGAGCAGGCAGGCCATGATGGGGACAAGAAAGGTCAAGCAAATAAGGTGAGTGATCTAGGAATTGCAAATATGCTTGCTATGGCTATGAGTTTGCCAAAACCAGATATTCAACCCTTTTCTGGCAATCCAGTCGATTACTGGAAATTCATGAATACCTTTGAGGTGAACATAGGGGATAAGGTGAATGATGATAGGATGCGCTTAAATTATCTCATACAGTTCTGTACAGGTAAGGCGCGCGATGCCATAGAAAACTGCATCCTTCTGGAACCAAGTGCAGGATATGCGCGTGCGAAGCTAATTCTTCATGATCAATTTGGTCGCAACTATATTGTCGCCCGCGCTCATGTTGAAAGAGTTTTAAAACGGTCACATATACGATCTAGTGACAGCCAAGCCTTGTGGGATCTGGCAAGGGACATGAGAAGGTGCCAGATCACAACATCTCAGTTAGGGTACACTGCAGACATGAGTACGACAGAAACCTTACTCAAGATACAGGAGCTCTTACCTATTCACTTACAAGGACAGTGGGCATCGAAGGCCCACTCACTTATGGAACAGGCCGTCATCCCAAATTTCAGTCATATGACTGATTTTGTGGAACAGGCTGCGAAGGTGGCCAGCAATGTCTTTGGTAAGCACATTGGCAGGGGTCAGCCTGGTAAACAGCAGCCAGCAAAATCCTCAACCAAACCAAGAAGTGGTGCAGTTTTTAGCACTGCAAAAGAAGCCCAAACTGCTAAGTGCCCTTGCTGCAGTATGACTGGGCATGGATTAGGAAACTGCGATGACTTCAAAAGGAAATCATCAAAGGAGAGACACGCTCTTGTAAAACAGAAGAAGCTGTGCTTCAATTGCTTGAAACCGTCCCATGCAGCAAGGGAGTGTAAAAACAAGGGCGTTTGCAGGAAAGAAGGATGCGGCAAGAAGCATCACACCCTAATCCATCTTGACCTCCAGCCAAAGGAGGATAAGGATCCTGAACAAGGGGAGCTGACACCTAGGGCCGGTAAGTCGAATGAAGGTAGCTCTCATGCGGTTGGCGGCAGGAGGGCAGTCTCCTTAAGAGTAGTTCCTGTCAGAGTTGTTAATGGAGATAAAGGCGTTTCGACATGGGCACTCCTTGATAACGGGAGTGACGTATCGCTCTGTGAGCATGGTCTCATACATGAACTTGGGGTGGTCGGTAGGAACACCTCCTTCAAGCTGACAACTGTGAATACTGCTTCATCTCAGAAGGGGATGGAGGTGTCTTTGTCCATACAGAGCCTCAATGGCGATGTAGAGTTGGAAATTCCTTCTCTATGGACTGTCGATAGGTTACCAACATCACGTCAGAGTATCCCGGTTCAAGAAGACGTGGACAAATGGCCACATCTTCAGGGAATAGAACTCCCAAATGTAGCTGAGAGTGACATAAGGTTACTTATTGGCTCCGATGTCCCTGAAGCATTTTGGGTAGAGGAAGAGCGAAGAGGTAGGAGGAAGGAGCCCTATGCAATCCGGTCACCACTTGGATGGACTGTAATGGGACCAACAAGTTCTAGGTTCACACCTAGAAATGGCTCGGTCAATAATATGACCGTTGACAGCCATCTACAGTTTCAACTGGAAAGGTTCTGGCAGATGGATAAGATGCCAGGAGATGAAGCAGATCTACCTGCTGAGTCCACTGAGGATCGGAGGGCAAAGATGATGATGGAAGACTCAGTCACATTGACTGATGGACATTATCAGTTGGGGCTGCCATGGCGACGCCAACCTCCtaatcttccaaacaacaaaTGGCTGGCAGAGTCTCGTCTCAAGTCTCTAAAGAGAAGACTTCAGCGAGACGAGAATCTCCATATGAAGTACTCAAAGACAATGAAGGAGTACTTGTCTAAAGGCCATGCTCAAGAGGTGACAAACAACTCTGAGCAAAACTTCCCTTTGTGGTATCTGCCACACCATCCTGTGACACACCCTATGAAGCCTGAAAAGGTGAGGGTTGTGTTTGATTGTGCAGCGAAGTTTCAAGGAATCTCCTTGAATAATCAGCTGCTAAGTGGTTCAGACCTAACAAACAAGCTTATAGGTGTGCTTATGAGATTCCGCCAGGAGAAGATAGCACTAGTCGCTGACATTGAGGGCATGTTTCATCAGGTCAAGGTGACACCTTCTGATGTTGATGCCCTTAGATTTCTTTGGTGGCCAGATGGTGATTTATCCAAGGAACCAAAGGAATATCAAATGCTGGTGCATTTGTTTGGTGCCACGTCCTCTCCTAGCTGTGCAACATTTGCCCTTAGGAGGACAGTCGAAGACAACAAGGATGATTTCAATCCCGATGCTTGTCAGACAGTCAGAGACAACTTTTACGTCGATGACTGTCTCAAGTCTGTTGCTTCAAAGGAAGATGGAAGAAGATTGGTATCTCAGTTGAGAGAGTTATTGCAGCGTGGTGGCTTCAGGCTAACTAAATGGGTCAGCAACGACATAGACGTCCTGTCAGACTTGCCTCAATCTGAACGCGCTGCAtccatcgtggatctagatttAGGTAATGACCACATGCCTACAGAGAGGACACTGGGAGTTCTGTGGGATATGGAGACCGATGCCTTCCAATTTAGGGTTTCAACCAAGGACGTACCTCACACAAGACGAGGTATCCTTTCTGCCACGAGTTCCCTTTATGACCCACTCGGGTTCGTGGCCCCCTTCACTGTCAATGCCAAGATCCTTCTACAGGATCTGTGTGCAAGGGGACTTGGATGGGATGAGCAGGTTGCAGATGAACAATCCAAGGAATGGGACTCGTGGCAGGCTCAATTGCCAGATTTGTCTTCAGTGAAGATTGCTAGATGCTACAAGCCAGACAACTTCGAAAGTCCAGAGTACCACTTACATGTGTTCTCTGATGCCTCAGAGAGGGCATATGCAGCATGTGCCTACTTGCGTGTCACAGAGGGCAGCAAGGTTCATGTCACATTTGTTATGGGTAAAACAAGGTTAAGCCcaatcaagaaaatgacaattcCAAGGCTTGAACTATCTGCTGCTGTCCTCGCAGTCAAACTCGCCAAGACCATTGAAAGAGAGATTGGGATCCCTCTCAACAGTTTCACCTTCTGGACCGATTCCACCGCTGTTCTTCGTTACATTTCAAACGAGAGCAGGCGATTTCAAACCTTTGTTGCCAACAGGGTGGCCAGGATCCAAGAATGCACCAGCAGGGATCAGTGGAAGTATGTTGATACAAGGAATAACCCCGCTGATGATGGTTCCAGAGGAGTTCCAGCAACAATGTTGTCTCGATGGGTGGATGGCCCAGCCTTCCTGAAGAAAGGTGAATCTGAGTGGCCGAGGTGCCCCATTTCTCCTGAATCAAGGAAGAGTTCACTGGATGGCGAACTATCAGGAGAAGATCCTGAAGTCAAGAAGAATGTCTTCACGATTACTGCTGAGGACAAAGTCATTGATCCATTGATTGACAGGTACTCAACATGGGACCGCCTGAAGAGGGCAGTTGCGTGGATCTTGCGAGTCAAGGATCATCTTCATTCCCGAGTCAAGAAAGACGACTCGTTCTCATCGACTGGTGATTTGACAGTCCATGAGTTGAAGAAAGCTGAACGAGCACTCATTCAGCATGTACAAAGGCAGGTCTTCCCATCTGCCTTTaatggatcatcatcatcaaagacTTCTCTCAGGAAGCTGAATCCCATTATCAAGGATGGGATGTTAAGAGTAGGAGGGAGACTTGACAGAGCTCCGATTGGGGACGAGGCCAAACATCCTCTCATCTTGCCAAATCATCACCATGTGACACGGTTGCTAATAGAGCACCACCACAAGCAAGTGGGTCATTCTGGTGCAGGGATGACATGGGCATCGATTAGGTCCAAATATTGGATCTTAAAGGGAGGCGCAGAAGTCAGAAGGATTCTGGGCCATTGCCTTCAGTGCAAGAGGAGGAATGTACCTCGCGGCACCCAGTTCATGGCAGATCTACCAAAGGAAAGGGTAACACCAGGGACACCTGTATTCCACAATTCAGGTGTGGACTTCTTTGGTCCCTTCTTCGTCAAGCAAGGTAGATCCCATGTGAAGAGGTATGGCTGTATCTTCACATGCATGGCTACAAGGGCTGTGCATCTTGAAGTAGCCAATTCACTCGAAACAGACACATTCATCAATGCTCTCCGGAGGTTCATTAATCGAAGAGGCCAGCCGGCGAAAATCTGGAGTGATAACGGCTCAAACTTCCGAGGTGCTCAACGCGAGCTAAAAGAAAACTTGGCCCAAGTCAACTCCAAGAAAGTAAACAGATACCTAGCCCAACGAGGAATCGACTGGAAATTCAACCCTCCAGGTGCCAGCCACATGGGCGGCATCTGGGAGCGCGTCATTCGATCAGTCAGAAGGATTTTAGGAATCCTTCTGAAGAATCAAACATTGACGGATGAGGGTTTCATCACTATGATGTCTGAAGTGGAGGCAATCTTGAATTCAAGACCTCTAACTCCTCTGACTTCAGATTCAAATGATCTGGAGCCCCTCACTCCCAACCATCTCCTGTTATACCACAGGAACCTGACAGTGCCTCCAGGCATCTTCACAAAGGAAGACTGCCTTCTACGACGAAGATGGAGGCAGGTCCAATACTTGGCGGACCAATTCTGGAGAAGATGGGTCAGGGAATACCTCCCCATTCTCCAACAGCGCCAAAAATGGACAAAGGAAGAAATTAACTTCAAAACTGATGATCTGGTCCTCATGGCTGATGACAGTCTCCCACGAGGTAAGTGGCCACTTGGTCGGATATGTGACACCTACCCCGACAAACATGGACGCGTGCGACAAGTAGAGGTGCGCATTGGGCCTAATCAGTACAAGAGGCCTATCTCAAAATTGTGCTTGCTAGAAGCTGCGAAATAA